The sequence ACCATCAAGcatcatttttaattcttgttCTGGATCAGGAATGTATCGAAGTAAGGGATTTTGTGGCTCTTCCAATTTTCCATAACGAATCTACAATAATTGATATGctttatatatgatatttatttataattatataaatcaatTATAGATACCTGTGTCCATGTTGTTTGTCCTTTTTCGTTCGTTCCTTTTATATAAGGGGTACTACCTGGAACTCTTTCTCTTGGTTCTGATTCTTGTATAATAGTAATCTCTTCTGTAGGTAAAACATGAATCCCTAACCAAGCCATGAAAAGTAATGCACCTCTAGATCCACAAGCAATTAAATAAGCTCCAATCAACGCTTCCACGCAATCTGCGATACTTTTATCAGGAATGCTATGTTGCGTAATTAAATTGTACGGTATAAAACAACGCATGTTATCTAAATTATTCGAAAGTGATGTCTCATTCCGATCAAGTTCAGTTTTCATGACACCCAATTTTTGTTCCGTTTCTCGAACTAATTGAGTTATTTCAGAAGGATTTACGGCTTGCAAAGCTGGAATGTCGGCTTGATTCCACAAAGTAGAAGGTACACCAGATTCAATTAATGCTTGTTCAAGTTCCTTTGGAACATAATAACAAGGAGGTAACCAATTGTCATGTGGTTCGAATTTTGTTGCTATCATGCTCTCACCTAACATTTTTTGTCTCCCTAAtctgtataaatttaaattactgaCCTAAAAGgttttcattatattaaaataaattattacaaccAACAAAGCTAATTAATATCTCGAATTTTGTATACCTGTTTAGATCTCAAGTGACTAAGCTTGCCTTCGTGTATATTAtcatatgtacaatataaataagtaGTTATAGCATATTTCAAAAAAGAATCACCAATAGTTTCTAAACGTTCTAAGTTAATACCATCATTTGCATTGGACATAGTTAAAGCTTGTAAGATTAAACTAGGACTTGGGCCCGCATGGTTTTCTAGTTCTGGTTGAAAATCAAAGCTAAAAAGATTACTGTCTGAATGATATGTAAATTTCGATGGATTAGAATCCTTTTTTATCAATTGTACAGTAtcattgttatttaatatttctttagtgaaTTTCTCGATTACAGTTTCTACATAATCTTTGTGTTTATAATTTGGCAAATTCTCTTCACATTGTAAATTACAtgaagcttttttttttattgcaatttcATTATCACAGGGTATAAAAGATCCATTTTGCATTATTTCACATTCTCTTACTTTAGCAAATTCGTAATGAGCTTGTCTATGCTTCGCAATTGAagaattctctttctcttccgtGTACGACCATAAAACGTCATCCAAATTTTTCTCAGTTTCTAACAAAtccaaaatttttttattggtCTCTTGCTTAGACATCTGTTTCTCGTCTTCTACGGCTTCTGCAATATTTTCTCCCATGTAAGCAATTCGTAACCCTCTGTTTTCATCTTCACTTTCATCAGAAGTATCGACAAATCCATCGCTATAAATATCGTCCGATTCATAACCGTCGAAATCTGATTCACATGCAGGGGATCCGTATCGAATATCACTCCAGTTAAAATCATTTGGTAAAACAGTTACATTTAAGGGAAATGactttaaattatttgtttcaaaatcCAGAGAATTCATTGCCATGTCGCTTGACCAAGTACCAATTTCTAATTCATTTTCGTCATTTGACATTTGTTCCCCTATTTCGATTAccttatcattttttatttgaaactcgtaattattttcattcaagTCTTCTTTATCTGATTTGTGTAAACTGTCTATTATATCTTTAGGTATATTTTGACATTTATTATCAATTGTATCATTTGTAGAATTTTGTTGGATAGTTTCATTTCTGGCTAACTTTGCTTTTTCAGATTCCTTAGATTTCTTTAAAACCTCCGCTAAACTCCAACCAAAATCTAATGGTGGCCAttcaaaatctaaaatattttcacattaaaatcaaaaaaCGAAAACTCTAGAagtaatttctataattttatatctaccgagatttaaattttcctgTCCTAAATTTATCATTCGTGCAACTTGACACCGTATTTGATTAGCAAGTAATAGAgcattaattctatataaaatacaaggtAAACAAACTGCTTGTCTCCAAAGTGAAGCTGGGAAAGGATGAATTGCACATAATTCAGCAACAAGAATTTGTTTTTGCTCCAGATTTTCCCGTTTTGCCCGTTTTGTTTCTTCACTACTTGTTGGTAAAGCAACACCTTTTCGATTAACAtacctaaaataaaatattagatataaatatagtatatttattttattccatatttatttaataataatattgtatatatatgtatatatatattataaatattataaattacaaataaaacaattataaatataattacaaaaacaattttaaatataatcatatattttGCATCATATCTACCTTggtgttaaaaaattcaatctaGCTGATGTGTGATCCACATCTAGTAAAGGTTGATCTAAATTTTGTATCtgtatatcatattttttaagataatATTCTTCAAAAGTGCTATAATCATCACCAGGAAAAGAAGATTTGGGatttaaatttgtacaaatttcaGCAACATAAAAGTACTAAAACGAGcaagaaaatataatgtatttcaATTGTaacgtttttttatttatattagattttcattaaaataccTGAGGTTGATCTTGACTTCTATACCATGGCATAATTACTGCATCATGGTATTTCGATGCATcaaacttgaaattttttctGATTTCTTCTGGAACTTTAGTTGGCCCTGCATttcgatttttatatatacattctaAGAAATTCCAATCTACAATGACGTCAGATTGTTCATCTGTTAAAAATagatttgtatgtatataatatcaaatataatataaataataatatttttaacaatgttCACAGTTACCTAATTTCACAGGTACAATCATATATGAGTTCTCTGAAGCATTAGGATCAAAAAGCATCAAATATTGTTGTAATCTTAATACGTTtgtaaaagtataattaagaaaaatagcAATTTTTTCTACTTGCATTTCATTCAGAATTATAGTCTGTTTACtaagttttaattttacatgaaCTTCCCCAGATCTAGTATAAATAGGAAATGGAcataactaaaataaaaagttaatgaTTAATATTGCGAGtaatttacacattttgtgtctgtgtgtgtgcgcgcgcgcgcgtgtgtatgtgtgtaatTATGACTACCTTAGGAATTTCttttaatgttattatacCAAAACCAATAGCTGATTCCTCAGGAGGATATATACGTCGACCTCTTGTATTTTGTTCTTCAGGTAAAGGACAACTCAAAACCAgattaatatgatataaataagaaGGAACTCCAATTATTGGTCTACAATCTATTAATGCCTCAGCTGTCTATGAAGCACAATTTAATATTAGGattaaataaagtatatattactataacttttatcttttatgaataaaacctttttataataatattgtctGCGCTTAGTTGTTCCCGGTCGAGCTTCAGAAAAGTCCACTTTACTTTCATCTGGTAGAGCAGGTACTTCTGCATCCTCTGGTTTAGCTTTAAAATTTTCCTT comes from Bombus fervidus isolate BK054 chromosome 18, iyBomFerv1, whole genome shotgun sequence and encodes:
- the Dcr-1 gene encoding endoribonuclease Dcr-1 isoform X1, with translation MAFPLNDQIYTKSFTPREYQVELFYAAKDKDIIVCLGKNYEQTFIVIKLIQEFATNNRRLLSEGGRRSLFILTDEEKCTIKASYIQQLTDLKVLLCDTCSLTEFIENFETSHVLVTTAKTCAQLLTDRKILPCQINLVIIDECHKSIDNNKLKFILQTILACENVPRIIGLAVPLFNLTQEPGRLGLEIEKVEDTFQCEVETASDILSILRDLFLNRYSPKPKEYVVEYAKNAKGKLHTTIENYILHALEFLRDHRHDPTEIYNEEFYEDIQKIPDPTEKPFEMMQDFLYILETLGPWCADRAALALLILTEKLKVKTPYERHYLLLNMVASVFTKIRALCDNTFEVLSEKERIYKYTTPKVHRLLQILKTYTPYYNKDINNTDNKLNENISQKLPVNNREGFTRDRFVQSKKSDCNWKSNEENCRKPPRAPRHMRGITDPDLLCGVIFVNKAFVAKVLFYLLNEISMHDEDLHFLSPLYTIERNIEDISYSKDLEIEHRKQEEVLKRFRIHECNLLISTSILEEGIDIPKCNFVMRYDFPKTYQSYVQCKSRARATDALYVLLVPQEMSKEYIWQLAQYHYIEKTLLVKCSNNEPSEEEENEADMYAAMIPHYKPLDGDDAPKVTFNSAISLVNRYCAKLPSDTFTRLTPEWSIQEMDVDNKLMYTCSLRLPINSPVKYVVLSYPMPNRAMARRMAALQLCIDLHRKNEIDDNLLPIGKENFKAKPEDAEVPALPDESKVDFSEARPGTTKRRQYYYKKTAEALIDCRPIIGVPSYLYHINLVLSCPLPEEQNTRGRRIYPPEESAIGFGIITLKEIPKLCPFPIYTRSGEVHVKLKLSKQTIILNEMQVEKIAIFLNYTFTNVLRLQQYLMLFDPNASENSYMIVPVKLDEQSDVIVDWNFLECIYKNRNAGPTKVPEEIRKNFKFDASKYHDAVIMPWYRSQDQPQYFYVAEICTNLNPKSSFPGDDYSTFEEYYLKKYDIQIQNLDQPLLDVDHTSARLNFLTPRYVNRKGVALPTSSEETKRAKRENLEQKQILVAELCAIHPFPASLWRQAVCLPCILYRINALLLANQIRCQVARMINLGQENLNLDFEWPPLDFGWSLAEVLKKSKESEKAKLARNETIQQNSTNDTIDNKCQNIPKDIIDSLHKSDKEDLNENNYEFQIKNDKVIEIGEQMSNDENELEIGTWSSDMAMNSLDFETNNLKSFPLNVTVLPNDFNWSDIRYGSPACESDFDGYESDDIYSDGFVDTSDESEDENRGLRIAYMGENIAEAVEDEKQMSKQETNKKILDLLETEKNLDDVLWSYTEEKENSSIAKHRQAHYEFAKVRECEIMQNGSFIPCDNEIAIKKKASCNLQCEENLPNYKHKDYVETVIEKFTKEILNNNDTVQLIKKDSNPSKFTYHSDSNLFSFDFQPELENHAGPSPSLILQALTMSNANDGINLERLETIGDSFLKYAITTYLYCTYDNIHEGKLSHLRSKQVSNLNLYRLGRQKMLGESMIATKFEPHDNWLPPCYYVPKELEQALIESGVPSTLWNQADIPALQAVNPSEITQLVRETEQKLGVMKTELDRNETSLSNNLDNMRCFIPYNLITQHSIPDKSIADCVEALIGAYLIACGSRGALLFMAWLGIHVLPTEEITIIQESEPRERVPGSTPYIKGTNEKGQTTWTQIRYGKLEEPQNPLLRYIPDPEQELKMMLDGYEELEKSIGYEFHDISYLLQAFTHASYQPNRLTDCYQRLEFLGDAVLDYLITRHLYEDARQHSPGALTDLRSALVNNTIFASLAVRCGFHKYFRHLSPGLSIVINRFVRIQEENGHSISEEYYLIGEEECEEAEDVEVPKALGDVFESLAGAIYLDSGMSLDAVWSVYYAIMKNEIEQFSTNVPKSPIRELLELEPETAKFGKPEKLADGRRVRVTVDVFGKGSFKGIGRNYRIAKCTAAKCALKKLKKMQNYSRDKL
- the Dcr-1 gene encoding endoribonuclease Dcr-1 isoform X2, coding for MAFPLNDQIYTKSFTPREYQVELFYAAKDKDIIVCLGKNYEQTFIVIKLIQEFATNNRRLLSEGGRRSLFILTDEEKCTIKASYIQQLTDLKVLLCDTCSLTEFIENFETSHVLVTTAKTCAQLLTDRKILPCQINLVIIDECHKSIDNNKLKFILQTILACENVPRIIGLAVPLFNLTQEPGRLGLEIEKVEDTFQCEVETASDILSILRYSPKPKEYVVEYAKNAKGKLHTTIENYILHALEFLRDHRHDPTEIYNEEFYEDIQKIPDPTEKPFEMMQDFLYILETLGPWCADRAALALLILTEKLKVKTPYERHYLLLNMVASVFTKIRALCDNTFEVLSEKERIYKYTTPKVHRLLQILKTYTPYYNKDINNTDNKLNENISQKLPVNNREGFTRDRFVQSKKSDCNWKSNEENCRKPPRAPRHMRGITDPDLLCGVIFVNKAFVAKVLFYLLNEISMHDEDLHFLSPLYTIERNIEDISYSKDLEIEHRKQEEVLKRFRIHECNLLISTSILEEGIDIPKCNFVMRYDFPKTYQSYVQCKSRARATDALYVLLVPQEMSKEYIWQLAQYHYIEKTLLVKCSNNEPSEEEENEADMYAAMIPHYKPLDGDDAPKVTFNSAISLVNRYCAKLPSDTFTRLTPEWSIQEMDVDNKLMYTCSLRLPINSPVKYVVLSYPMPNRAMARRMAALQLCIDLHRKNEIDDNLLPIGKENFKAKPEDAEVPALPDESKVDFSEARPGTTKRRQYYYKKTAEALIDCRPIIGVPSYLYHINLVLSCPLPEEQNTRGRRIYPPEESAIGFGIITLKEIPKLCPFPIYTRSGEVHVKLKLSKQTIILNEMQVEKIAIFLNYTFTNVLRLQQYLMLFDPNASENSYMIVPVKLDEQSDVIVDWNFLECIYKNRNAGPTKVPEEIRKNFKFDASKYHDAVIMPWYRSQDQPQYFYVAEICTNLNPKSSFPGDDYSTFEEYYLKKYDIQIQNLDQPLLDVDHTSARLNFLTPRYVNRKGVALPTSSEETKRAKRENLEQKQILVAELCAIHPFPASLWRQAVCLPCILYRINALLLANQIRCQVARMINLGQENLNLDFEWPPLDFGWSLAEVLKKSKESEKAKLARNETIQQNSTNDTIDNKCQNIPKDIIDSLHKSDKEDLNENNYEFQIKNDKVIEIGEQMSNDENELEIGTWSSDMAMNSLDFETNNLKSFPLNVTVLPNDFNWSDIRYGSPACESDFDGYESDDIYSDGFVDTSDESEDENRGLRIAYMGENIAEAVEDEKQMSKQETNKKILDLLETEKNLDDVLWSYTEEKENSSIAKHRQAHYEFAKVRECEIMQNGSFIPCDNEIAIKKKASCNLQCEENLPNYKHKDYVETVIEKFTKEILNNNDTVQLIKKDSNPSKFTYHSDSNLFSFDFQPELENHAGPSPSLILQALTMSNANDGINLERLETIGDSFLKYAITTYLYCTYDNIHEGKLSHLRSKQVSNLNLYRLGRQKMLGESMIATKFEPHDNWLPPCYYVPKELEQALIESGVPSTLWNQADIPALQAVNPSEITQLVRETEQKLGVMKTELDRNETSLSNNLDNMRCFIPYNLITQHSIPDKSIADCVEALIGAYLIACGSRGALLFMAWLGIHVLPTEEITIIQESEPRERVPGSTPYIKGTNEKGQTTWTQIRYGKLEEPQNPLLRYIPDPEQELKMMLDGYEELEKSIGYEFHDISYLLQAFTHASYQPNRLTDCYQRLEFLGDAVLDYLITRHLYEDARQHSPGALTDLRSALVNNTIFASLAVRCGFHKYFRHLSPGLSIVINRFVRIQEENGHSISEEYYLIGEEECEEAEDVEVPKALGDVFESLAGAIYLDSGMSLDAVWSVYYAIMKNEIEQFSTNVPKSPIRELLELEPETAKFGKPEKLADGRRVRVTVDVFGKGSFKGIGRNYRIAKCTAAKCALKKLKKMQNYSRDKL